Sequence from the Mixophyes fleayi isolate aMixFle1 chromosome 4, aMixFle1.hap1, whole genome shotgun sequence genome:
AATGTTTGGGCAGATACTATTTATGTCAGTTATGCCTGGCGTCATCATTGaattgaatttattttaataagtttATGATATATCTGTACAAAGCTATATATTATCTATTTAATTTTCTATATTTATACAGGTTCCAGATCCCTGTCATTGAGAGCGGGAGTTCAGATAGGCAGAATTGTAATTTGTATTTGTCTATTAGCGCCTGATTTTTCTATCCTAATGGCACACGAGAAATCTTATAGGCTGAGTGAGAGGTGGTCCCCAGAGAcgggacaaggcgcaggtcagaggtagatctaagagggcgggagggagagtatttttgatatgagatttgagatgtatgaaggggtggtgttgctgagggctttgtagataagggtgagtaattttaattggattctggaggacacaggaagccaatgtagggatttgaaaagtggtgcagcagatgtggatcaagggcctgattcattaatgatcttaacttgagaaacttcttatttcagtctcctggacaaaaccatgttacaatgcaaggggtgcaagttagttttctgttttgcacataagttaaatactgcctgttttttcatgtagcacacaaatatcaactttaaatttcagtgtacaaataagctattaagtatttgtgtgctacatgaaaaaacaggcagtatttaacttatgtgcaaaacagaaaactaatttgctccccttgcattgtgacatggttttgtccagaagactgaaataagaagtttctcaagttaagatccttaatgaatcaggccccaagagaggaagatcagtcttgttgcAGCATTTAAGTGGAAGCTATCAGAACAGAGGGTTAATAGTGTCATATACTGGACCAGGAAAGGTCCTATATTCCAATAATCACCCCTCATAGTCTTTCTATCTGGTCAACGCATACAATAAAGTATTCAAACTCAGATAAAATGTTTCCgattataaatgattatatagACGCAGCACATCTCTGTCTGTACCTGAGGGCCTTGTTCAGTATTAAATTCAAAAGGGTCCCCAAGAAGCCTCTTTTTGGCATAGTCCACACTTCGTTTGACAAACTCTGGATACACAGCTTCCTCCACAAACACCCGGGAGGCTGCTGTGCAGCATTGGCCTTGGTTGAAGAAGACACCTTGATGAGCGTATTTCACAGCTTGTTCCACTGTCAGCAGAGAGACATAAGATTAGGACAGCAATATGCGGCTATATTACTTATGTagacattaaaagaatttcagCTTTCCCATTATTCTAACATAACTGGACAGTTTTCTTGTTGTGAATCTCAAGGTCTCTGGGTTTACGTCAAACCAGAGAATCAGTCAgcccatattcatcatcatcatcatcatttatttatatagcgccagcaaattccgtagcgctttacaattggatattCAATGTCTTTTACTGATTGCATTTCTTTAGTATTAAAAAATTGATACGCTTGTTTAATTCAATTATACATTCCTATTTAGTATTGCTGGTTCATTAAAATACAAACTAAACAACATATTTAGATTATATTGCTGCTGAAGTTAAATTGTAAAACATAGCGGGATCAGTTCATTTTCAATTACTAATATCAGGTGATTTTCCAAAAAACTGAAAAGACCATTGAAAGTCAGGCTTTATAACTCATTTATGGAGGCACAAATTTCCATTTCATATCAGAAATTCACTCCTGTTTAAttattagaacattcacagataATTCATACCTCTCATACCTCATATCTGGTCCTATTTGATAATTGCTATCCTTTTAAATAAACCTACTGCTAGTCTATACTAGTCACTCTGATCGCTGCTGAGTTAATACATcataacaccatggggtaaatgtattaacctccggtttcttcaactcccgcgagttcagtgtcttcggcgcttaaatttaaagcggcgctgccttctaaagggaaacttccctttacaaggcagcgccactttaaatttaagcgccgaagacaccgaactcgcgggagttgaagaaaccggaggttaatacatttaccaccataTATCCTTTAACATATACTGAGACTTGGAAACCTTGAGGTCTTTTATATACGACCCTCATCACATATATTTTTAAGAACATTTGCTAGAGAATGATTTTAGTGAAGAATTCAGATTTGGCCCAGATTCCAGGGGTTAATTTATAATCcacgcagtggcggatccagggcggAACAATCACCCCTCCCCTAGCAGGCTGCAGCCGCACACAGTATAAATGTCCCTGTTTGCTGAGAGGCAGACAGTGAATCCTGCCAAGCCGCTCTGATTGAGTTTTAAACACAATAGGAGTTCCTGGACAGCATCCTCAGCCTGGTCTCTGCCGACAGGGACTTGCATTTAGTGTGCTGCCGCAGAACAGAGAAAGGTGACGGGGCATTTTTTGTTAGCTTCATAAGAGAAGAAAAGTTAAACAGCTCGAGTTAATATATTGTAACTCACAATCAGCGTCTGCAAAGACAATGCATGGGTTTTTCCCCCCGAGTTCCAGAGTGACACGTTTCAGATTACTTGCCGAGGCCGCTTCTTTGATTAATTTGCCAATCTGGGTACACAAAGATCATAACAAATACTTAGGtacatttttgaaaatgtatttgatgtaaaaaaatgtcatatttcattttttttctttttgcagttgGAGGCTGCTATAAGATGACAAAAATCCCTGAATGTAAAGTTTGCCCGATCAGCTGTTTGTGCAACATTCTTGTGTGCCTGCTTCTTATTCAATGCTTTTTATTCAATACTTTTCTTGTGAATTTCTCTTAATATGCCTAATTCCTAGACAATTTAAGATACCATGTCTTGATCTTCACTAGTGCATATGACATGTATTAATTTGTATGAAATTCTAGATGGCGCACTACCCATACATAATAGTTGAAGCACCCAAAGGCCAgccatacttttttttatataaccagAGTCTGTATAGTGACCCTTGAAGAATTAAGCCACATATGACAATGGAACTATACACAGTCCAAATACATAAAACTAAGATTTTATTATtacatagtaataataatctgTGGATCAAAGTACAAATTATGTAGGAGTTGTGAGAATTGAAGTCTCCATTATCATACATAATATATTGACATAAATGctcagaaaaaaaggaaaaggaaccCAGTATACAATCAAAAATATGTTTATGTACAGATGTGATGCTGTGTATAAATGCTATTACTGAGTATTAAAGGTAATAACTGGATCAAATCGCTATTTAAGAGACAAAATTAGGACACCTATGTCACATGAACTTTGCTGAGCCCAACTCGTGTTCTTTTGAGTGATATAACACCTATAGAAACCAGTTCTTATTTATCCAGGCAGAGCCTGGCTATTAAGAGTATGAATTCTGGTAATATAATCTAGTTAAACATTTCAATGAAACAAGCACAGAAAACAAGGACACATGAGAGCCCTAGGCTAATGAATGCACCACAATTCTACTGTAGGTGTTCATTTGCCAACACTTACCTCTGTAGAGCCAGTGAAAGCTACTTTGTCAATGTCAGGGTGGTGAGAGATGGCAGACCCAGCCGTGGGTCCAAATCCTGGCAATATATTAACTACCCCAGGAGGGAACCCAGCCTGCAAGAATAGCAAGATCAATATAATGTGCAATATATAATCTATAAACACCATACAGCActcatgtacagtatatagatcCGATTTAATGTTTTATAAAGCATAGTCCAGGTCTTCCAGTGTGGGACATGTCACACCTACCTCTTCGATTAAAGACCCTATGTAGAGGGATGTGAGTGGAGTCTGCTCAGCTGGCTTGATCACCATTGTGTTCCCACAGCACAGAGCAGGACCCATCTTCCAGATCAGCATCATAAGGGGGAAGTTCCACTGAAACATACAAATGTGTATCACAGCATTAGGGTGGCCTGATAAGATGCGCTGTAAACCCCATCCCGATTCATAGCCATAGCTAATGGCCTTGGTTGTCATACACAATGGATACTCACAGGTGTGATGGCCCCACACACTCCCATCGGCTCATGTACGGTGTAGCAGAGATAACTTTCATCTAAAAGAACACAGAAATACATTATGATACAAATAAACCTTCACACAACTATACAGGTCAATACGAAAGATAAAAGCTTGTGAATACTTGGCAGGAGATAAAACCTGCCACTATGTTTTCTTTACTTTGTGTGTGCCAGGATTGTACATTTCACATGGTCTGCAGTTCAACCTCATACTGCTAGGTGGAGTGTCCATACCGTTACAAGGGGAAAGTAGGAGACACTTTCAAAACATGACCTTTGTTGCTAATTATAACATCATGTAACAACTGTGATAATAGTTTGTGTTCCGGCGAAGATCAATGCTTGGCAAGAGATTAAACACAATGCAACAATTATGAACCGGCCCGTGGGTAAGAGAACTGACGGTAAAGCAACGTACACAGACTACTTGTCAATTCTCCATTATAATTAGCGTTTTAATATGTCACTGTTCAGGAAGCACAACACTACTCAAATTGATGGTGGTATAGCGGTgagttttaaaatgaaataatggTTGAGGGATATGGCATTGTAAAATAATTACATCTTCAGACAACTtttatttattggtttgtacatggCCTCTTGCATCAGCAATGTTATTTGTGGTGTCCATAGTTCATTGTGTTCGTACATTGTCAGGGTATACTGACATGCTCAGTGTGGAACTCAATAATCTCTAATTTTACAACCATTGTTGAGAACGCAGCTTGAATTGAGTGTACCACGTGGAAAACAGGAGTCTGTGTGTATCTGTCGTCAAGTTCACAAGATGCAAACttatatctttttctttttatatggaAAATAGGCTATTACTTGTAAAACTGTACAGCGTTAATGAACtgggttctgatttgttattTGGTTGttgctaataataattataataaatgaaCAGCAGTAATTGGATAATAGATCAGGTTACTGCATTAATGTTCTGTTGTTCAGTACAAAGGACTTTTGTGAAGATATTTTAGCACTATCATATCATTTCCAAAGCTAGAGGGAATAGTAGCCAGAAATCCAAAGCCATAAACAATATATGAACGTACCCACTGGGATTGTCCTTCCCTGTATTTTATCAGCCCAGCCAGCAAAATAGCGTAGAGTCCGGATACAGGCCTCCAGGTCTACGAAATAGGCAAGCAGAAAAGGTTTTCCAGTGTCCATTGTTTCTAGAGTCTGCAAAACAATGTTGGTTCAGTGAGGAAATGCACTGGAATGTCGTATGTAGGTTCAAGAGTTACACCAGTGGTGAATGTCTGATATGAAACAGAACTGGGTCTTTTAAGCATTAGATACCTATAAAACTTGTCTTCCAATGTATTTAAGAGTATTTTGTGTAACTTGATGCTGGGTTGTCAACCCTACATGAAAAGCTGAGTTCCGCTATTTCTTAAGGCTGCGTTCAGCGTATGTGCTGGAGAAGGGCTTTCTCAATAACATCAATGTAAATTCTACATATCGCTAATGTCCAGGAACAGTCCCAAATTGTTAGGATTTTCTAGGATTTTCCAATACAATGACAAAGTGTAGAACACAACTCCTCTTGTTTTGTGTACTGAATGTGATTCTCACTAGTTTATTCTTCTGCATGTTTTATAACTTAATGTGTATTGAACAGCTGTATTTAAAGTGCATTAACACTGCATTATATCCAAGACTAGTAAACATGTCATGATGGGTATCCTGCTAGGCAGTCTTCTATGCACTTGTTCAACAGTAAAGTTTCTGTAGAAATAAAATGCTAGCAACTATGCCTTATCTATGTTGCCGGGATAAATAGGCAAATGGCTCAAACTACCAAAAAGTAACACATTCAGTTCACTGCTGTTCCATGAACAGGCctattatcctcatcatcatttatttatatagcgccactaattccgcagctctgtacagagaagtcactcacatcagttcctgccccattggaacttacagtctaaattccctaatatagacacacactcacacagacagacaaagagtgagatagacagacaggcagagactagggtcaatttttaatagcagccaattaacctacccgtatgtttttggagtgtgggaggaaaccggagcacctggaggaaacccacgcaaacacagggagaacatacagactccacacagataaggccatggtccggaatcgaactcatgacgccagtgctgtgaggcagaagtgctaaccactatgccactgtgctgcccacctgTATTGTAGATACAACGGTGGCCTGTATGTGATTTTGCTTCATGAGACCAGATAGGACGTTTTCTTCCTTACTGTCTCTTAAAAAAATAAGACGATCAAAAAAAGCAGATAATGTTATCTGATGATGAAAGCAATAACAATGTACATGGATTGCTgccttttgtgtgttttattaacATTGAGTCTATGGGAGTGCATCTATAAAGacatagggctatatttactaaaccgcgggtttgaaaaagtggagatgttccctatagcaaccaatcagattctagatagcatttatttagtacattctacaaaatgacagctagaatctgattggttgctataggcaacatctccactttttcaaacccgcagtttagtaaatatactccatagtGTGTATTTTCAACTAGTTTTAACGTGTTCTCTTTTTGTCTGTGTCACGTGCTAATAACAGGAAGTTCAGCCATTTTAGATGGAGGGCTACGAaggttgctgaaatagaaaaacatTCTTCTCCACAGAAGCCAGGTAATAATGGcttgttatatttttatagaaCAGCATTACTGAGACCAGCTCATATAAACAAATTGCTCCTCATTTTGGAACACACCTACACTCTCAACAGGAAATGAAATTCTGGGAAATTATTGCAAACGACAGTGAGCTGagcaaaatgtaaaacaaaaaaaaaaatttttgagCATTGAATTCAGAATAAAAATTTAGAATTGTTAAATAGACATTTGGCTGTATTAACGAAAACTTTGTTTGTATTTACCACTGATCTTTACAAAGTTTTGCAGAAATAGTCTAaatttttatgaacttcttaaaaaCGTcaaggtatatttgctaaactgtgggtttgaaaaagctgagaagttgcctatagcaaccaatcagattctagctgtcattttgtagtatgtactaaataaaggataactagaatctgattggttgctgtaggccgCTTTTGAATTCCATGTAAACAAACTAGTTTAACTCAAAAATGTCTTGTTTCCTCCATTTTTCACAACCACTGCCTCTGTGAATTTGAGCCAATGTCATCctatgtgcggtgctgcggaacCCTAgttgcaccttataaataaaatatgataataataataataataatattaaatattgccTATGTACAACTTAAGCTAAATTGCAATCACTTATGATAATCCTTCTAATATTACATTGCTGAAAGGTAAGTAAAGTGGATAGTTCATGGATGGTCTTACAGCCAGGATATCTCTGTCTCGCTCCAGAAGGTCGGCCAGCTTGTGAAGCAGCTTTCCCCTACCGCTGGCATCCAGCCTCCTCCATGGGGATCCCCTCTGGAATGCAGCTCTTGCTGCTTCCACCGCTTTGTCCACATCTGCCTGTGGAACACCAGAGAGCAATTAATCATCTGTAACACATCAAGGCGCCTACTCATTATAGGGCGATAAGCCCTCCTATCTCTGGATAAGACGGGTCTCGCCAGGCGATAGCTCCCAATTCTAAGCAAGGATTGTGTCTGTACAAgtataagaaaaaatataaaaaaatatatatttttataacttaTTCCCCAAAGAAACAATTCAAAGACTAAagcatttttttgtattaattttcttctgttatcgccatcctgaTCCTTGCTTTGCATGAGGATGTTATCGCAGGTGTGACCTGGCAAACATTTCTATTGCTGACAGAGACCCGCTGATCGTATCACCCAACATTTACAATCCAAAAAGCGGGATAAAATAACCCCCGCCCCTGTTCAGTGCACAAACAAGTTTGGGTACAAATCCACCCACTTTAATGTTAAGTCCCCACAAATCAGAATGTTGCTCTAAAATCGTGACCATTGGTTGGCATGCCTTGATGTATAGGCCTGGTGAATAGGGCTTTTtcaccttttaataaatagaaccttCAGACTGTATGTAAGTGTATAAATCTGAAAGTGGAGGTTAATTGTCCATAACATTGTGGAAAATTAGCTCCACATTACCCATGAAATACATTCTCTTTTACTTCTTTTTACAAAGAAAGAATTTGACGTAACCAGGAAGACTGGCGGTATCTTTATAGACCACGAGACAGTTTACTGTAAAGACAAAATATCTGCACCTTCCgctttttatacagacgggacaCACATGGATCCCAACTTTGCTCAGACCATAAAGTCCACCCCAGAGTCCATTCTGAGTGTTAATGAAATAAAACCATGATAGGCCCTTATTCCTTAGTCCCTCAGGATAAGCTATTTACTGCTGGGTGAAGTAGTCCAGCTCGGCTGTAGATAGGTGTTTTGATAATAAACAAACATGAACAAAGCCAAACTGTTCTCTGCCAGAAGATGCCTGTATTCCACTCTAAGCTGATCCTTCGTCCTATGCTGATTCGTATTACCGATAAAAGGAGGAAGCTGAATACAGTTGAGGGATTCTGTCATGTGCAACTGTAAACTGAGAGTCGTTCTGTCCCTGGAGAGCATCGCTGAATCTTCAGCAGGTAAGCCTCACAAATTACTTTCTATGCAGAAAGACAGATATGGGATAAATAGTAAAGAGGTAGTATATTTCATGTTGCTGGGCTAACATGTGGAATATATTGAAGGTAGAACCAATGGATCATTATACCTTAGGTGGCACAAATCAAAGGACAAACAGAAATTTCAACGTTATTTAGAAGGGGAT
This genomic interval carries:
- the ALDH1A3 gene encoding retinaldehyde dehydrogenase 3, whose product is MTTNGTIENGLSLPQPVSILEILHHKIFINNDWHQSVSRRTFPVYNPATDEKICDVQEADKADVDKAVEAARAAFQRGSPWRRLDASGRGKLLHKLADLLERDRDILATLETMDTGKPFLLAYFVDLEACIRTLRYFAGWADKIQGRTIPVDESYLCYTVHEPMGVCGAITPWNFPLMMLIWKMGPALCCGNTMVIKPAEQTPLTSLYIGSLIEEAGFPPGVVNILPGFGPTAGSAISHHPDIDKVAFTGSTEIGKLIKEAASASNLKRVTLELGGKNPCIVFADADLEQAVKYAHQGVFFNQGQCCTAASRVFVEEAVYPEFVKRSVDYAKKRLLGDPFEFNTEQGPQIDKKQFNKVLELIQSGKDEGAKLECGGCSVGERGLFIKPTVFSAVTDDMRIAKEEIFGPVQSILKFKHMEEVIQRANSTEYGLTAAVFTESLDKALTVASALQSGTVWINCYNALHAQTPFGGFKMSGNGRELGEYALAEYTEVKTVTIKLSTKKL